The DNA region AATTAGCGGTGTATAAGCGATGAAGCAGTTTAACGATAGCGTATGCTTTCGAAGCAGCCTTCTCTCGGATGATTAGGTTAACCGGAATCCTCTTGGTTGGCCTTTTTTGTAATTGTCATGCGATTACGGAAGGCAGAAATTGGCATGAGTCTGCGAGATAGTGTAATCTGTAGTCAAGTACATAGGTAGCCGAGATTGAACGAGAAGGGATTGGGATGATTCAATGACGCAAAAAATCTATTATGACTTCGCGTACACACGGGAGTGGCATACACAAATTACAGGTAGAGTGGACAAGGAAGATGGTATATATGTCACACTGGCGGAAACAGCTTTTTACCCACATGGAGGTGGACAACCTTGTGATCTGGGGCAGATTGGTGGCATTGCCGTGCTGGATGTGATCAGTGAGGACGGTGAGGTCTTGCATAAGCTGGAGCGTGCGCCCGAGCAGAATGAGGTGGATTGCCAAATCGATTGGCAGCGCAGATTCGATCATATGCAGCAGCATACCGGGCAGCATTTGCTGTCGGCCATTACGCTGAAGCAGGCAGATGCGATGACTTTCAGTTTTCATCTAGGGACAGATTATATCACGATTGATGTAGCCGCAGCCGAACTGGGAGCGAACCAACTGGCTGCAATTGAAATGGAGGCCAATCAGCAGATTTACCGAAATGCTAAAATCAACAGTTCCTGGGTCACTGCGGAAGAAGCGGCACGTCTGCCGCTGGTAAAGCAGCCTTCCGTAACCGAAGATATTCGCATCGTGGAGATCGAGGGTGTGGAATATAATGCTTGCGGTGGAACACATGTGTCAGCCACAGGTGAGATCGGGATCATTAAACTGTTGAAAACCGAGAAAGTGAAGGGTGGCACCCGGGTTTATTTTAAATGCGGATATCGGGCACTGAATGAGTTCAACGCCGCGCAGAGCGTGCTTACAGGGATTACAGCCAAATTGAAGACCAGCCGGGAAGAGCTTGCGGAGCGAATCGATAAAATGGAAGCAGAACAAAAGAAGCTGCAAGCCGAGCTGAACGCTGTGAAAACTTCGAATGACGCTTATTATGCGCAGGAGCTTTTATCCGCACGGGAAGGGCTTGTCATTGCTCAAATCTTTGAGGATAAATCGCTCAAGGATATGCAGAGTCTGGCGACCAAGCTAACGTCAGAACATGAGGGACTTGTGCTCTTTGCGAGCATCTCGGAGGCAAAAGTCGTTCTGGCACAGAACGGACAGCCGCCGGAGTGGGCTTGCGGACCTTTCTTCAAGGGCAATCTCGGAGCCTACCAGGGCAAAGGCGGCGGCAACGACAAGATCGCTCAGGCGGGCTTTGCCAGCAGCGAAGATGCGATCGCTTTTTATGAATTTACGAAGGACCAACTCGGACATCACTGATCAACAAGCCGGCTGATCGATATGATATTGTGCGCTCAGCGCAGCGCATCGTGAGGTGAATCACACAAGCAGAGGGGGTCCCCATAGGATGACAGAACGCATTCCGTGTATACGAGAGGGTTGCGCAAATACGATTTTGCCAGCAACGGCTGTCAGAACAGGCGGGTACTGCATGCCTTGCAAGCAGGAGATGGAACGTGAGGCACAACAAAAATACATTGAGGCCAATCGGCGAAATGTGAACTTGTATGAGGGAATGACGGACCCTGTGGAGATTTTGAAAATCATGCATACTCGCCAGGCTCATGATCCATTGATCCGTTATGTACCATATGAGGAATCCCAGGAACAGGTATATCTGTCCTTGTCTATGGAGCAGCAAGCTCTCATGATTGATTATGCGATGCAGCTGATTCGTGCAGGAGATGATGATACGGGTAAAGATATTCTGGTATATCTGGTTTGTTACCATGATATTTCGTTGTCTGCACAGATTTTGGAGCTGCTGGAGCGCGAAATCTACTACCCTGTCATTTTGTATAAGAGTGCCTCTGCCGAAGTACGTGATCAACTCATACAGCAGGTGAACACCGATGATGAGAATCGGAATAATCTATTGCTCATGCTCGCCTATATTGGAGATGAAGTGGTCGTACGTCAGTTCCAGCAATGGAGGCAGTCTCCACCTCACTGGGCAGTTCAGCTGCATGTCGCACCAGAGCACCATACAACCGAAGCCGGTTGGGAGTTAACGAATGAAGGCCAGCGCAGGGATTTATTCACCACCCCAAGTTATGCACTCTATAAAGTAATAGAGAATACAGGTACTGACGACACGTTAATTGGCGATCCAATGTCCATGCTTTTACCCAGTGCCAATAACTGTAAGTGGTGTGGCAGGAAGTTAACGACCTTAATTGAGCTGGATGTCGGGCATCCAGCATTGCAGGACGTAGCTTGGAACAGTGAGCGACTTCGAGTGCAGACTTGCGTGATATGCAGCTGTTATGGCGTCGTTTATATGGAGATGGATTCAGCAGGTGAACTGTGCTGGAGTGCGCATAATGTGATGCCCATGGGGGCGGATGATCTTGACCCGGATGACTATGCTCAGCTTGCACCGGATGCAGGGCGGCAGTTTCGGATTGCGATTGCATCACGTCAGGCGTACCATGCCAGTGAGTGGGCGATGGAGCCTTCTTTATCCCAGATTGGGGGCCATCCTGGATGGGTTCAGGACGCGGAGTATCCAAATTGTCCATGCTGCTCTTCAAGGATGAGGGCCGTTGGTCAACTGGACTGGAGCGAGGTTGAGGAGTATGGGGATGGTATGTATTACATGTTCATTTGCGAGCCATGCCAGATGACTGCGGTATCTTATCAACAGTCCTGATGAAGGAAGCAAAGATCTGATATTTCATAGATGCAATACAGAAGTTGTAAAGACAGTCGAATATTTAAAAGGGGCTATTCCGTATCTAGAACATTACGGAAAGCCCCTTCGTATGAACAGGGGGATGTCCATAAGTCATGAGGATGACACTGGACGCCCCTTGTTCACCTTATTTTGGTTTAACGAACCTGACACACGTTATTCGCACCCATTTGCACCATGCTGAGATGTAACGAATTACAGAGACGTTATTTCATCGATGGGGTCGATTATAAGGCTTTGACGCCGTTGTTGCACCGAAATAACGCCACTGAGATTCGTTAAAGTTTCCATTTCTTAAGAATCAGCCATTTAGGGTGTAACAGATTCGTTAGCGTCTTGGCCAAATGGAGAAATGAAAATTCAAGATAGTCTCACTATTTGATCGTATTCTCTAATGCTTAGAGTTCTGCCGATGCCTGAGTCAGAAGACGAGTCAACCATTCATAATCCGGCGTATCTTTTTCCTTGATTTTGATGGTTTTGCGTTCTGCCGGGCCTTCGAATATACCATCTGGCAGGTCAAGCCCGGTTGCATTGAAGATCGTGAAGGATACTGCCGGCTTGGACGGGGAGATGACCGCCGCGTATTTACCGTTTTTCAGGAAATGAGGTTTCTTGTACTGCACACGTTCCTGTACTTCAGGGATCGACTCATGTACCAACTCCCGCAGTTTGCTTGCAACCTGGACTTGCCAGGGAACCGGGATCTGTTCGATAAATTCAGTGACTTCCGCATTCATATTCATGCTTGTCCACCCTCCACATTGATCTGATTGTGTGCTTCCCATTCTGGTCGTAGAATGCCCATCCATAAGCGATCGTAGCGCTTGCCGTCACGATACACGGCTGATCTGGCGCGACCTTCCAACTGAAAGCCGACCTTCTCATAGGCACGGATGCCTTTTGCATTATAGGCGATGACATCCAGACCTACCCGGTCCAGATTCAATTCATGGAAGGCATACCGCAAAATAAGATTCAACGCTTCCGTTCCGTACCCTTTGTTGCGATGCTCTGCGAGCCCGATGCCAATGGCAAGCTGTCCGCACCGGTTGTTCCATTCAATGCTGTGAATGACAACGAATCCGATCAGTTGTTCATCCTCACGTGTTCGAAGCCGGAAGTAAACTTCCTTGTCCTTCGTCTCACCTTCATCTTCAAGTTGCCTTTCCGAAAAAGGAATGGCAATATCCGTATCCACATTTCGCAAATATTCGGGATCTTCATTCCATTGCAGCATGGTCTGCACGTCTTCTGCACGGGGCGGAGTCATTTTCAATCGTTTGCTATAAAACAGATTTTCAGTCGATAGTGTCATGGGGGTCTCCTTTGAATAAGTTAAGTTTGCTTCACCTCAAAACGACGATTAACTACATAGCTGCTACGCAATATTCTTCGCTCCTTTTGGTTTCAGATAGCCTCACTATAATGGAAATTTCAGGGCATCACAATAGACATTTCATTTGTGTTTTTGAAGCTGTTGTCAGAAAACCTGTCATGGTAGTACTATATAAACAATAGTCATGTATTCTGTGATACAACATACAACAAAATTGTCGGCAGGAGTGGTAGATATGGAGATCAAAGTAGACGATTTGAGCGGTCATCAAGTCATTGGATTAATTGCAGAACATTTGCAAGGCATGGCAGCAGATTCGCCGCCGGAAAGCATTCACGCCCTGGATCTGGATGGGTTAAAGAAACCTGAGATTACATTCTGGTGTGCATGGGAAGCAGATGAGCTGCTCGGCTGCGGTGCCATGAAGGAGCTGAATTCGGAGCATGCAGAGTTGAAGTCCATGCGTACAGCCAAGGCTCACCTCAGAAAAGGCGTCGCGAGACAAATCCTTGCCCATATTATCGGGGTTGCCCAGAATCGGGGGTATCAGCGGATCAGTCTGGAGACAGGTTCGATGGATTCTTTTATCCCGGCGCGGAAGCTGTATGAGGACTTTGGATTTGTTTACTGTGAGCCATTTGCAGATTATCGTTTGGACCCGAACAGTGCTTTTATGACGAAGGAATTATAAATGGATGATAGATATATAGGCATAACGGCATAACGTGAACACAGATAACCAGCATTCTGTTGCATACAGACCGCTGGTTTTTTCGTGTGCATAATTGTTTTGAACATAGTGGTGGATTGCAACAAATCATACATATTCAAGGGCGCAAGGAGAGTAGAATATATTTAAATGAATAGGTTACGATGCATACCGATTGGCTCGTATCATTGTAGGGTATAAAACATACGTCATGTCAGCATAGGCTTGGGATGAATTGGCCGTACGGAACTGCTGGGCTGAGGCATGCACAATAGGGTATACTGGACATTATGTTTATATAAACATGAAACAGGAATGCAGACGTTTTTTACATCAGGAGGATTGGAATTGGCTCAGACAGAAGGAACATTGCAGAAGAAACTTAAACCAAGACATATTAGCTTTATGGCTATGGGCGGTGTCATTGGAACCGGAATTTTCAAAGGAAGCGCCGAAACGATTGGACTCGCAGGTCCGGGAGTCATTGTAACGTACATTTTTGCTGGATTATTGTTACTGGTTGTCATGGCTGCGATGGCGGAGATGGCTACGGTTTACAAGAACAAAAATATGAAGGATTTTGTGCAGGAAGCATTCGGCAGCCGAGTCTCCTTTGTCATGGGATGGATGTATTGCTTCCTATGGTTATCGGTTTGTGTAATTGAGGTAATTGCCGCAGGCAGCTTTCTGCAGTATTGGTTCACGGAAGTGCCGCTGTGGATGCTTAGTCTGGCGTGCGCGGTGTTTATTATACTGATTAATCTGCTGAGTGTAGGTGTATTTGGGGAATTTGAATTTTGGCTGGCAGGCATTAAAATCGCCATGATTATTATTTTTATTATTCTTGGTGCTGGTCTGATCTTTGGAATTATTCCAAGTGACAATACACCGTATTTGCAAAACTACACGCAAGCTGGGGGCTTCCTCCCGAACGGTTGGTCATCAATTTTCTCGGCTCTGCTGGTTGTTATGTTCTCTTATGGAGGTTCGGAGTTGATTGGTTTGACACTGACCGAGACGGAAAATGCGGACAAGGTGATGCCCAAAATTGTGGGGAACTTCATGCTGAGAATCATTTTATTTTTCACGCTGCCGATTCTCATCATCTGTGGCCTCATTCCGTGGAATGAGTTGGGTCCAGAGAGCAGTCCCTTTGTACAGGTGCTGGCTTCCACGGGACTCCCAGGTGCAGCGCATATTATGAACTTTATTTTGGTGACAGCCGTTTTGTCTGCTGCAAATTCGGGCATTTACGGTGCATCCCGAATGATGCACTCCATGGCGGTAGGTGGTGAAGCGCCCAAGGCATTATCACAAACGAATCGTAACGGCAGCCCAGTTAACACACTACTGGTATGTGCCGTGGTCTTGCTCGGAGGTTCCATGTTGGGACTATTCGCACAGGATCAGCTCTTCCGCGTGTTGCTGGCGGTTCCGGGGTTCGTGGTGATGCTTGTGTGGATTTGTATTGCGTCTTCACAGCTGAAGCTGCGCAAGAAATACCCGCTAAAACCGACATTCAAAGTTTGGGGATTCCCTTACATCACTGGAGCAGTGGTGCTTTGTCTTAGTGTAATTGCAGTGATGTTTGTGTTTGATGAGGGCAATCGTTTCAGCATCAGCATCTGTTTATCTGTACTCGCGTTACTGGTTATCTGGTCCCTGATTCGATTCAGGAAGACGGATGGACGGGCAGGGAGTTAGTTTGTATCAAAATTTTATACAAATCTCTGGATCATAACGACATCTCGGCGCTCGCGCCGGGGTGTTTTTTATACCGAAATTGTACTTCAAGCTTCGGAATTCATAACTGGTCCAGCTCAATCGCCTGTCTGAAGCGTTGGGCAAAGCGCTCCGCGGCTATAGCAACCTCCTTGGATTCGGTCTGTACGAAGCCGATTTGCATTTTAGGTTGGTCTATCGAAGCGATCTCTACCATTTTTGCAATGCCTTCTTTCCATAGCGGATGTTGGTGGAAGGAGAAGTCATGACCAATGGTAGCGGCAATATTATTTCTTAGAACTGTGGTGATTGCTTCCGAGTTGTTCGTTTTGAAGAGGATGGACAGAGGGCCATAATCATACGTGAACTCCTGCAGGAAATCTTCGATGAATCCATCACGATACAAAGCCAGCTTATGTTCTTTTAATTGCTCGGGAGTGACTCGGCTAAGCTTGGCTAGTTCGGATTGGTGATGAGTGCATACGACCAATTTACCCGAATACATCGGACTGAAGTGCAGTCCATCGAATTCCCGCAATTGTTTGGCGTAGATGGCAATGAAGCCCAGGTGGGTCTTGTTGTTCCGGATATCCTCGATAATTTCCATGGAACCTTTCTCTTCAATGGCAATATTCAATTGGGGATGTTCGCGTTTCATATCTGCCGCCGTTTGCACAAGGTAAGGCATCACACTTGGAAAGGTGGCGACATGCAGTTCTCCGGTTAAAGAGGACGTCTCGGCATTCAGTGATTTCAATTCATCAATTCGCTGCAAAATATCGAGTGCCTTGGCAATAAATGGTTTTCCTTCAGGAGTGGGAAATGTCCCCTGCCGGGAGCGTTCGAACAGAATCATACCGAGCTCGTTTTCCAGGCGGTGGATCGACTGGCTGATTGCCGACTGAGTGACATGCAGGTGCTCCGAGGCAGCCGAGAATGATTGGGTTTTGGCAATTTCAACAACATATTCAAGCTGTTCCAGATTCATGGTTTCATCTCCGTTTTAGCATTAGTACAAGTAATATTAACATTAGTATCTATAAATATGAATAATACGTGAACAGCGATATAATGTATAGACAGAGTTGGAATTTAGATGGACTAGACAAACAAAGGGGGATGAATCGAATGAAAGCAGCAGTATGGTACGCCAAAAAAGATGTCCGGGTCGAAGAACGGGAAATACCGGTAGCCCAATCAGGACAAGTAAAAATCAAAGTCGAGTACGCAGGAATCTGTGGCAGTGACTTGCACGCTTACCATCATGGCGTAGGCATTCAGGAAGGGCAGAACCACCCGCTTTCAGGGCAGCAAGCGCCGCTGACACTTGGTCATGAGTTTGCAGGAACCGTTAGTGAACTGGGAAGTGATGTAAGCGGTATCAACATAGGCGATCGTGTTGTTATTGAACCGTTGTATCACTGTGGACAGTGTGAGTACTGTATCCAGGGGCGCTATAACCAATGTACCCAATTCGGATTTGTTGGGCTGAATGGCGACGGTGGCTTTGCTGAATACGTTGTAGTTGAGGCGTACATGGTGCATAAATTGCCGGACAACGTATCCTTCGAGGAGGGCGCACTGATTGAGCCTACGGCCGTAGCCTTTCATGCCGTTCGCCACAGCAAGCTG from Paenibacillus sp. JNUCC-31 includes:
- a CDS encoding DUF1801 domain-containing protein, yielding MNAEVTEFIEQIPVPWQVQVASKLRELVHESIPEVQERVQYKKPHFLKNGKYAAVISPSKPAVSFTIFNATGLDLPDGIFEGPAERKTIKIKEKDTPDYEWLTRLLTQASAEL
- a CDS encoding alanyl-tRNA editing protein codes for the protein MTQKIYYDFAYTREWHTQITGRVDKEDGIYVTLAETAFYPHGGGQPCDLGQIGGIAVLDVISEDGEVLHKLERAPEQNEVDCQIDWQRRFDHMQQHTGQHLLSAITLKQADAMTFSFHLGTDYITIDVAAAELGANQLAAIEMEANQQIYRNAKINSSWVTAEEAARLPLVKQPSVTEDIRIVEIEGVEYNACGGTHVSATGEIGIIKLLKTEKVKGGTRVYFKCGYRALNEFNAAQSVLTGITAKLKTSREELAERIDKMEAEQKKLQAELNAVKTSNDAYYAQELLSAREGLVIAQIFEDKSLKDMQSLATKLTSEHEGLVLFASISEAKVVLAQNGQPPEWACGPFFKGNLGAYQGKGGGNDKIAQAGFASSEDAIAFYEFTKDQLGHH
- a CDS encoding GNAT family N-acetyltransferase yields the protein MTLSTENLFYSKRLKMTPPRAEDVQTMLQWNEDPEYLRNVDTDIAIPFSERQLEDEGETKDKEVYFRLRTREDEQLIGFVVIHSIEWNNRCGQLAIGIGLAEHRNKGYGTEALNLILRYAFHELNLDRVGLDVIAYNAKGIRAYEKVGFQLEGRARSAVYRDGKRYDRLWMGILRPEWEAHNQINVEGGQA
- a CDS encoding GNAT family N-acetyltransferase, giving the protein MEIKVDDLSGHQVIGLIAEHLQGMAADSPPESIHALDLDGLKKPEITFWCAWEADELLGCGAMKELNSEHAELKSMRTAKAHLRKGVARQILAHIIGVAQNRGYQRISLETGSMDSFIPARKLYEDFGFVYCEPFADYRLDPNSAFMTKEL
- a CDS encoding amino acid permease, whose product is MAQTEGTLQKKLKPRHISFMAMGGVIGTGIFKGSAETIGLAGPGVIVTYIFAGLLLLVVMAAMAEMATVYKNKNMKDFVQEAFGSRVSFVMGWMYCFLWLSVCVIEVIAAGSFLQYWFTEVPLWMLSLACAVFIILINLLSVGVFGEFEFWLAGIKIAMIIIFIILGAGLIFGIIPSDNTPYLQNYTQAGGFLPNGWSSIFSALLVVMFSYGGSELIGLTLTETENADKVMPKIVGNFMLRIILFFTLPILIICGLIPWNELGPESSPFVQVLASTGLPGAAHIMNFILVTAVLSAANSGIYGASRMMHSMAVGGEAPKALSQTNRNGSPVNTLLVCAVVLLGGSMLGLFAQDQLFRVLLAVPGFVVMLVWICIASSQLKLRKKYPLKPTFKVWGFPYITGAVVLCLSVIAVMFVFDEGNRFSISICLSVLALLVIWSLIRFRKTDGRAGS
- a CDS encoding DUF1963 domain-containing protein, which codes for MTERIPCIREGCANTILPATAVRTGGYCMPCKQEMEREAQQKYIEANRRNVNLYEGMTDPVEILKIMHTRQAHDPLIRYVPYEESQEQVYLSLSMEQQALMIDYAMQLIRAGDDDTGKDILVYLVCYHDISLSAQILELLEREIYYPVILYKSASAEVRDQLIQQVNTDDENRNNLLLMLAYIGDEVVVRQFQQWRQSPPHWAVQLHVAPEHHTTEAGWELTNEGQRRDLFTTPSYALYKVIENTGTDDTLIGDPMSMLLPSANNCKWCGRKLTTLIELDVGHPALQDVAWNSERLRVQTCVICSCYGVVYMEMDSAGELCWSAHNVMPMGADDLDPDDYAQLAPDAGRQFRIAIASRQAYHASEWAMEPSLSQIGGHPGWVQDAEYPNCPCCSSRMRAVGQLDWSEVEEYGDGMYYMFICEPCQMTAVSYQQS
- a CDS encoding LysR family transcriptional regulator, coding for MNLEQLEYVVEIAKTQSFSAASEHLHVTQSAISQSIHRLENELGMILFERSRQGTFPTPEGKPFIAKALDILQRIDELKSLNAETSSLTGELHVATFPSVMPYLVQTAADMKREHPQLNIAIEEKGSMEIIEDIRNNKTHLGFIAIYAKQLREFDGLHFSPMYSGKLVVCTHHQSELAKLSRVTPEQLKEHKLALYRDGFIEDFLQEFTYDYGPLSILFKTNNSEAITTVLRNNIAATIGHDFSFHQHPLWKEGIAKMVEIASIDQPKMQIGFVQTESKEVAIAAERFAQRFRQAIELDQL